One Alkaliphilus sp. B6464 genomic window carries:
- the gatB gene encoding Asp-tRNA(Asn)/Glu-tRNA(Gln) amidotransferase subunit GatB, with amino-acid sequence MSIRTIIGLEIHVELSTKSKIFCSCSTDFGSTANSQCCPICIGMPGSLPTLNKKVVDYAVKAGLALNCNIARESNMDRKNYFYPDLVKGYQITQYDQPLCKNGFLEIGQGKNIKKIGIKRIHIEEDTGKSLHTNQDVTLLDYNRSGVPLIEIVTEPDLSSAEETKEFLESLRDILKYIGISDVKMEEGSLRCDVNINVANENGKSFSNITELKNLNSFKSVVKAIEFEENRHRLLLQEDKNTSKETRRWDDIANITISMRSKETEYDYRYFLEPDIMNIALSEDEINKIKETLPELPRDKRERWATIFKLPEYDINILTSFLELANFFEETMAYYNSPKKLSNWIMTELLRRLKEEEMDINQLIFTPKDLAELLDLIDKGVINNSIGKKVFMEMFNGEGKPKIIAEKNGWIQIEDIKVIDEVLRGILRENPHSVNDYRNGKDRAFGYLVGQSMKALKGKGNPQLINKVLKKLLEE; translated from the coding sequence ATGAGTATAAGAACAATTATTGGATTAGAAATTCATGTTGAGCTTTCCACAAAATCTAAAATATTTTGTAGCTGTAGTACAGACTTTGGTAGTACAGCAAATAGTCAATGTTGCCCTATTTGTATCGGAATGCCAGGTAGCCTCCCTACACTGAATAAAAAGGTGGTAGATTATGCAGTTAAGGCAGGACTCGCTCTAAATTGCAATATCGCTAGAGAAAGTAATATGGATAGAAAAAATTACTTTTATCCAGATCTAGTAAAGGGATATCAAATTACCCAATACGATCAACCTCTATGCAAAAATGGTTTTTTAGAAATTGGACAAGGGAAAAATATAAAAAAGATAGGTATAAAGAGAATCCATATAGAAGAAGATACGGGAAAATCCTTGCATACTAATCAAGATGTAACATTACTTGACTATAATCGGAGCGGGGTACCTTTAATAGAAATTGTTACAGAGCCTGATTTAAGCAGTGCAGAGGAAACTAAGGAGTTTCTAGAAAGCTTGAGGGATATTTTAAAATACATTGGAATTTCAGATGTAAAGATGGAAGAAGGTTCGCTTCGTTGTGATGTTAATATTAACGTTGCAAATGAGAATGGAAAGTCTTTTTCTAATATAACTGAATTAAAAAACCTTAACTCTTTTAAATCTGTAGTTAAGGCAATAGAGTTTGAAGAAAATCGACATAGATTGCTTTTACAAGAGGATAAAAATACTTCTAAAGAAACAAGACGCTGGGATGATATAGCAAATATAACTATCTCTATGAGATCTAAGGAAACTGAATATGACTATAGATACTTTCTGGAGCCAGACATTATGAATATTGCACTTAGCGAAGATGAAATAAACAAAATTAAAGAGACCTTACCAGAACTACCTAGGGATAAAAGGGAGAGATGGGCAACTATCTTTAAATTACCAGAATACGATATTAATATTTTAACTTCTTTCTTAGAACTAGCTAATTTTTTTGAAGAAACTATGGCCTATTATAATAGCCCTAAAAAACTAAGCAATTGGATTATGACAGAGCTTTTAAGAAGGTTAAAGGAAGAGGAAATGGATATTAATCAGCTAATATTTACACCTAAGGACTTGGCGGAACTATTAGATCTAATTGATAAGGGGGTAATTAATAACTCCATTGGAAAAAAGGTATTTATGGAGATGTTTAATGGTGAAGGGAAACCAAAGATCATTGCAGAGAAAAATGGGTGGATACAAATAGAAGATATTAAAGTTATTGATGAAGTGCTCCGAGGAATATTAAGAGAAAATCCTCATTCGGTGAATGATTATAGAAATGGTAAAGACAGAGCCTTTGGGTATTTAGTGGGTCAAAGTATGAAGGCTTTAAAAGGTAAAGGAAACCCCCAACTTATTAATAAGGTGCTAAAAAAATTACTAGAGGAATAA
- a CDS encoding spore coat protein: protein MNYSQEINTQRCDDLISIGATCVAQIEARFFWLIEVEMDVMGKLREEVIVREITATQATVLIATGVMRCQIVDTPPTSIPGTEEEPICAFVVGKNVFLVFSVKNKTDRLVLVRAPLCM, encoded by the coding sequence ATGAATTATAGCCAAGAAATTAATACACAAAGGTGCGATGATCTAATTAGTATAGGTGCAACATGTGTAGCTCAGATAGAAGCAAGGTTTTTCTGGCTTATAGAAGTCGAAATGGACGTTATGGGTAAATTAAGGGAAGAAGTGATTGTAAGAGAAATAACAGCGACTCAAGCAACAGTACTAATAGCAACAGGAGTTATGCGTTGTCAAATAGTTGATACACCTCCTACTTCAATTCCAGGAACAGAAGAGGAGCCTATTTGTGCGTTTGTAGTAGGTAAAAATGTGTTCTTAGTATTTAGTGTGAAAAATAAAACTGACCGTCTGGTTCTAGTTAGAGCACCTTTATGTATGTAG
- a CDS encoding AIR synthase family protein, which yields MEIGKIPTEVLKEVIFSNIKHRRSEVLVRPNIGEDCAVVDFGDYVCVMSTDPITGAIKDIGSLAIHISCNDIASSGVEPLGIMLTIMAPPNTTKEDLSYVMAEANKAAASINVEIIGGHTEITDAVNRMIISATAIGRQLKSKLVLSEGAKIEDAVFMTKHVGLEGVAIIARDLEEKLKDKISYDIIKSAQEFSKDISVVKEGILASSVGVHSMHDVTEGGIFGALWELAEASGLGIEVYEDNINIREETMQICKLFSINPMRLISSGVMVITVSQDKKDLMVEAFNSKGMDITEIGKVIKEGRIVVKGDKLIDLEPPYVDELYKAFEG from the coding sequence ATGGAAATAGGCAAAATACCTACAGAAGTGTTAAAGGAAGTAATTTTTTCTAATATTAAACATAGACGGTCTGAAGTGTTGGTTAGGCCTAATATTGGCGAGGATTGTGCAGTAGTAGATTTTGGTGATTATGTTTGTGTAATGAGTACTGATCCTATTACTGGAGCTATTAAGGACATTGGTAGTTTGGCAATACATATTTCCTGTAATGATATAGCTTCTAGTGGTGTTGAACCACTTGGAATAATGTTGACTATTATGGCACCGCCGAATACAACTAAAGAAGATTTAAGTTATGTTATGGCAGAGGCAAATAAAGCTGCTGCTTCTATTAATGTAGAAATAATCGGAGGCCATACAGAAATTACAGATGCTGTTAACCGAATGATAATTAGTGCTACAGCCATAGGCAGACAACTTAAAAGTAAATTAGTACTTTCTGAAGGTGCAAAAATTGAAGATGCAGTGTTTATGACTAAACACGTAGGACTGGAAGGGGTAGCTATAATAGCTAGAGATTTAGAAGAAAAATTAAAGGACAAGATTAGTTACGATATAATTAAATCTGCTCAGGAATTTTCTAAAGATATAAGTGTAGTTAAAGAAGGAATTCTGGCTAGCAGTGTAGGAGTGCATAGTATGCACGATGTTACTGAGGGTGGAATTTTTGGTGCTCTATGGGAATTAGCAGAAGCATCGGGACTAGGTATAGAAGTATATGAGGATAATATAAATATAAGGGAAGAAACAATGCAAATATGTAAGTTGTTTTCAATTAATCCAATGAGATTAATTTCTAGCGGAGTTATGGTTATTACTGTTTCTCAAGATAAGAAGGATTTGATGGTTGAAGCTTTTAATAGTAAAGGCATGGATATAACAGAGATTGGAAAAGTTATAAAAGAAGGACGTATAGTTGTAAAAGGAGATAAACTAATAGATTTAGAACCTCCATATGTAGATGAGTTATACAAAGCATTTGAAGGTTAG
- a CDS encoding N-acetylmuramoyl-L-alanine amidase gives MRKLISSILFLIILITSLTVSFADGSLNKILLKENGIGKNYQVVNLKIDGRTVKSADVPPIIYPLNNQERTLVPLRVIIEHLGDKLNADIEWDEAKQEVKVKTKDKEILLKIDSPIALVNGVQKRLPDNIPAKLLAIGDNSRTMVPVRFFADELGLSVSWDEKTVTASIDMPKVPEEEPIINPQPPQENVADVTDVRVEMNGSIPQVRIKTSKQIDYEQFKLANPERLVIDLNNARFNLSDRNKLESNGTLHIQTNSEVIKGVRVSQFQNDPFVTRVVMELGRQNEHEISFDEKSGEIVINFTNYIRNVKKEIMNTKEVIVIEGDSVADYSIMQLSDPERLVVDIKGGVLHSDFKNNLISIDGKVAKTIRVSEYTPENNSTNEKNVRVVIDFQENSAYNEAYAEINGNKLYLHLEGEPFKAIKYEETGWTTSRLTLKGSTVTRYSIGRQLASNLIEITVPKKDIELELASLNINDHIIKSINISEDLSQGNYNVKLELQDSVEHKLLSAEQSQDLVLELNNKNAKYREMLVVIDPGHGGRDPGTTSSILKMHESEIVLDISTRLNKLLTEAGFRTYMTRVDNLTPNIKLELQDRADVANSLNADIFISIHANAVENVPTANGLENFYHPDDIRGKKLAEVFQSEMIKNLGINNRGVKPNNLSVLRNTTMPAVLTETGFLTNAGDEAKLATSEYRQQVAEAMFKATVKYFEETR, from the coding sequence ATGAGAAAATTAATTTCGAGTATATTATTTCTAATAATTTTAATTACTTCTCTTACAGTTTCTTTTGCAGATGGATCTTTGAATAAGATTTTATTAAAAGAAAATGGTATAGGGAAAAACTATCAAGTAGTAAATCTTAAAATAGATGGCAGAACAGTAAAATCTGCAGATGTGCCTCCTATAATTTACCCACTAAATAATCAAGAAAGAACTTTAGTACCATTAAGAGTTATTATAGAACACTTAGGGGACAAGCTAAATGCTGATATTGAGTGGGATGAAGCTAAACAAGAAGTAAAAGTTAAGACTAAAGATAAGGAAATACTTTTAAAAATTGATAGTCCTATAGCTTTAGTTAATGGCGTTCAAAAAAGGCTTCCAGACAATATTCCTGCAAAGCTTCTTGCAATAGGAGATAATAGTAGAACTATGGTACCGGTTCGCTTTTTTGCAGATGAGCTTGGACTTAGCGTATCTTGGGATGAAAAAACTGTAACTGCTTCAATAGACATGCCTAAAGTGCCTGAAGAAGAACCTATCATCAATCCACAGCCTCCGCAAGAAAACGTTGCAGACGTTACAGATGTTAGAGTTGAAATGAATGGATCTATACCTCAAGTTCGTATTAAAACATCAAAACAAATTGACTACGAACAATTTAAGTTAGCAAATCCTGAAAGATTGGTAATTGATCTAAATAATGCGAGATTTAATTTAAGTGACAGGAATAAGCTAGAGAGTAATGGAACTTTACATATTCAGACCAATAGTGAGGTAATAAAAGGTGTTAGAGTATCACAATTTCAAAATGATCCATTTGTAACTAGAGTTGTAATGGAGCTAGGAAGGCAAAATGAACATGAAATAAGCTTTGATGAGAAAAGTGGAGAAATTGTAATAAACTTTACTAATTATATTCGTAATGTAAAAAAAGAAATTATGAATACAAAAGAAGTTATTGTTATTGAAGGAGATTCTGTTGCTGATTATAGTATAATGCAATTAAGTGACCCAGAACGTTTAGTAGTAGACATTAAAGGTGGAGTGCTACATAGTGACTTTAAAAATAATCTTATAAGCATAGATGGTAAAGTAGCAAAGACAATTAGGGTTTCTGAGTACACGCCAGAAAATAACAGTACAAATGAGAAAAATGTACGTGTAGTAATAGATTTTCAGGAGAATAGTGCTTATAATGAAGCTTATGCAGAAATAAATGGTAATAAATTGTATTTACATTTAGAGGGTGAACCTTTTAAAGCAATAAAGTATGAAGAAACTGGATGGACGACTTCAAGACTTACACTTAAGGGTTCAACAGTTACTAGATATAGTATAGGACGTCAATTAGCATCTAATTTGATAGAGATAACAGTTCCTAAAAAAGATATTGAGCTTGAACTGGCAAGTCTTAATATTAATGACCATATTATAAAGTCAATTAATATATCAGAAGACCTAAGCCAAGGTAATTACAATGTAAAATTAGAATTACAAGATTCTGTAGAACATAAGTTACTTTCAGCTGAACAAAGTCAAGATTTAGTATTAGAATTAAATAACAAAAATGCTAAATACAGAGAAATGCTTGTTGTTATTGATCCTGGACATGGAGGTAGAGACCCGGGTACTACTTCTTCAATACTTAAGATGCATGAATCAGAAATTGTATTGGATATATCTACAAGACTTAATAAATTATTGACAGAAGCCGGATTTAGAACTTATATGACCCGTGTAGATAACCTAACCCCTAACATCAAATTAGAACTACAAGATCGTGCAGATGTGGCAAATAGTTTGAATGCAGATATATTTATTAGTATTCACGCAAATGCTGTAGAAAATGTCCCCACGGCTAATGGACTTGAAAACTTTTATCATCCCGATGATATAAGGGGTAAAAAGCTTGCAGAGGTATTTCAATCCGAAATGATTAAGAATTTAGGTATAAACAATAGAGGGGTAAAGCCAAATAACCTGTCTGTACTTAGAAATACAACAATGCCGGCAGTATTAACAGAAACAGGATTTTTAACAAATGCTGGAGATGAGGCAAAGCTTGCAACAAGCGAGTATCGTCAGCAAGTTGCAGAGGCAATGTTTAAAGCAACTGTTAAATATTTTGAAGAAACAAGATAA
- a CDS encoding DUF2179 domain-containing protein, which produces MEAVLGYLLIFLARLTDVSMATIRMIMVVRGKRVIAACIGFVEVTIYVLAIGKVLSGMDNPLNVLAYASGFATGNYVGIFLEEKMALGNIIVQVISDYEVTQLVEKLRDNGFGVTVIEGYGREGIRHLLNVSLQRKHLSKLYNVVDNHDKKAFVTVTDARAIRGGYFAGLKKK; this is translated from the coding sequence ATGGAAGCTGTTTTGGGTTATTTATTAATTTTTTTAGCACGATTAACTGATGTGAGTATGGCTACTATTCGTATGATTATGGTAGTAAGGGGTAAACGAGTAATCGCTGCATGTATTGGATTTGTCGAGGTAACCATTTATGTGTTGGCAATAGGAAAGGTACTTAGTGGTATGGATAATCCATTAAATGTGCTCGCGTATGCCTCAGGTTTTGCTACAGGTAACTATGTAGGTATTTTCCTAGAAGAGAAAATGGCCCTAGGAAATATTATTGTACAAGTAATTTCAGACTATGAGGTTACACAATTAGTTGAAAAACTAAGAGATAATGGTTTTGGAGTTACAGTAATAGAAGGCTATGGACGAGAGGGTATAAGACACCTTTTAAATGTATCCCTACAAAGAAAACATTTATCCAAACTATATAATGTAGTAGATAACCACGATAAAAAAGCTTTTGTTACAGTAACCGATGCCCGTGCTATTCGTGGTGGATATTTTGCAGGTTTGAAGAAGAAATAA
- a CDS encoding GerMN domain-containing protein encodes MRYLRWLAILLIVLSVFSLTACGVFRKDKDVSLVIDTGVLEEDGLRETVLYYRDQKGIIVPVMKKIPWEDGIAKAAVSLLVDDPGVRDDLATVGLLPVLPTGTEVIGMSINEGLAKVDFNNNILSYDTEIDEKTIVQSLVYTLTEFEAIDKVQLLVDGKEMSKLSFGTKVKTPLERENINLSLELQEEEVPVVVYYKTTTNGEDSFYIPVTKGVSAIKADIKSVLTALIEGAPESTGLYSELPAGVMLNDVYVKDGVAYIDLSKEIENMPNNKAHQQSMIYELGLTLREIEPSISQIRILSGGKEIKLNSDVSLNLPTYSNKH; translated from the coding sequence ATGAGATATTTGCGGTGGTTGGCTATTTTGCTTATAGTTTTATCCGTATTTTCATTAACTGCTTGTGGAGTTTTTAGAAAAGACAAAGATGTTAGTCTAGTTATTGATACAGGTGTACTAGAAGAAGATGGATTAAGAGAAACCGTTCTTTATTATCGAGATCAAAAAGGGATTATAGTTCCAGTTATGAAAAAGATACCATGGGAAGATGGAATTGCAAAGGCTGCTGTAAGCCTACTAGTAGATGACCCAGGGGTTAGAGATGACTTAGCTACCGTAGGATTATTACCAGTATTGCCTACTGGAACAGAGGTAATAGGAATGTCAATAAACGAAGGATTAGCTAAAGTAGATTTCAATAATAATATTCTATCCTATGATACTGAAATTGATGAAAAGACTATAGTTCAATCACTTGTATACACATTAACTGAATTTGAAGCAATTGATAAAGTTCAGTTATTGGTAGATGGCAAGGAAATGAGTAAGCTTTCCTTCGGCACAAAGGTTAAAACTCCTCTGGAAAGAGAAAATATTAACTTGAGCTTAGAGTTACAAGAAGAAGAGGTACCAGTAGTAGTATATTACAAAACTACTACCAATGGTGAAGATTCTTTTTATATTCCGGTAACTAAGGGGGTTAGTGCAATAAAGGCAGATATTAAAAGTGTTTTAACAGCATTAATTGAAGGTGCTCCTGAAAGCACTGGACTGTATAGCGAATTGCCAGCAGGTGTAATGTTAAATGATGTTTATGTAAAAGATGGAGTTGCATACATTGATTTAAGTAAAGAAATTGAAAATATGCCGAATAACAAAGCACATCAACAATCAATGATCTACGAATTAGGCCTTACATTAAGAGAAATAGAACCTTCAATTTCTCAGATTCGTATTTTATCTGGAGGAAAGGAAATAAAGTTAAATTCAGATGTAAGCTTAAATTTACCAACCTATTCAAATAAACATTAA
- the rph gene encoding ribonuclease PH has translation MNRNNGRGYDELRPVKFTRNYTKYAQGSVLVEMGETKVICTATIEDRVPPFLKNTGKGWITAEYSMLPSSTQSRKVRESSRGKVEGRTQEIQRLIGRALRSVVDLDSIGERTIWIDCDVIQADGGTRTASITGSFVALVDALNKLKEEGALKYIPVSNFVSAVSVGIIDGQTMLDLCYTEDSTAKVDMNIVMTDKGEFVEVQGTGEESPFSREDLMELLRLGEKGNTELIRLQKEVLGTIAEEVGEIKENKTEEKDAHNGGNNEK, from the coding sequence TTGAATAGAAATAATGGAAGAGGCTATGACGAGTTAAGACCTGTAAAATTTACAAGGAATTATACAAAATATGCCCAAGGTTCGGTATTAGTAGAAATGGGGGAAACAAAGGTAATTTGTACAGCTACTATCGAAGATCGTGTACCTCCTTTTTTGAAAAATACGGGAAAAGGCTGGATAACAGCAGAGTACTCTATGTTACCTAGTTCTACACAAAGTAGAAAAGTAAGGGAATCCAGTAGAGGAAAAGTAGAAGGAAGAACCCAAGAAATTCAAAGATTAATAGGTAGAGCATTACGTTCTGTAGTCGATTTAGATTCTATTGGAGAAAGAACTATATGGATAGACTGCGATGTAATACAAGCTGATGGTGGCACCCGTACAGCTTCAATTACTGGATCTTTTGTGGCATTAGTGGATGCTTTAAATAAGCTTAAAGAAGAAGGAGCATTAAAATACATACCAGTTAGTAACTTTGTATCTGCTGTTAGTGTAGGTATAATAGATGGGCAGACTATGCTAGATTTATGTTATACAGAAGATTCAACTGCTAAGGTAGATATGAATATAGTAATGACAGATAAAGGGGAATTTGTTGAGGTTCAGGGCACAGGAGAAGAATCACCATTTAGTAGAGAGGATTTAATGGAGCTATTAAGACTCGGTGAAAAAGGAAATACCGAGCTAATTAGACTTCAAAAAGAGGTTTTAGGCACTATAGCTGAGGAAGTTGGTGAAATTAAAGAAAATAAAACTGAAGAGAAAGATGCGCATAATGGAGGCAACAATGAAAAGTAG
- a CDS encoding XTP/dITP diphosphatase, giving the protein MKSREEFKTVYQAVIATGNKHKLEEIGVILKDFQLEVLSMKDVGLDGLEIIEDGNTFEENALIKAKTVMEKTGKLALADDSGLEVDILNNQPGIYSARFAGEHATDKENNDKLLKLLKDIPLEKRRARFVCAMAAVFPNGDIVVLRGECSGVIGFEPKGTSGFGYDPLFIIEEYGKTFAELGEERKNKISHRAIALEKLKEELKTRLEGE; this is encoded by the coding sequence ATGAAAAGTAGAGAAGAGTTTAAAACTGTATACCAGGCAGTAATTGCAACAGGAAATAAACATAAATTAGAGGAAATAGGTGTAATTTTAAAAGATTTTCAGTTAGAGGTTCTTTCCATGAAGGATGTTGGATTAGACGGACTAGAAATAATAGAAGATGGTAATACATTTGAAGAAAATGCACTAATCAAGGCAAAAACAGTTATGGAGAAAACGGGAAAACTAGCGCTTGCAGATGATTCTGGATTAGAGGTTGATATATTAAACAATCAGCCTGGAATATATTCAGCTAGATTTGCTGGAGAGCATGCAACTGATAAGGAAAATAATGATAAGCTTCTTAAACTACTTAAAGATATTCCGTTAGAGAAGAGGAGAGCTAGATTCGTTTGTGCCATGGCGGCTGTATTTCCTAACGGAGATATTGTTGTTTTAAGAGGAGAGTGTTCTGGTGTAATTGGTTTCGAGCCAAAAGGTACGTCTGGTTTTGGTTATGATCCTTTGTTTATAATAGAGGAATATGGTAAGACATTCGCAGAATTAGGAGAAGAAAGGAAAAATAAGATTAGCCATCGGGCTATTGCTCTAGAGAAATTAAAAGAGGAGCTAAAGACACGATTAGAAGGTGAGTAG
- a CDS encoding metallophosphoesterase gives MSSLKIGVISDSHGMCKYIDLAMAHLKDVDLIIHAGDNYKDAKYIEKNYNIKVVAVSGNCDIGGIDERIELIGGKKVFITHGHNYEVKMNINVIFYAGKQNDADIVIFGHSHIPFYAVEEGMVLLNPGSTSLPRGGSEKSCCIITIEEDIKVEFINI, from the coding sequence GTGAGTAGCTTGAAAATAGGTGTAATTAGTGATAGTCATGGAATGTGTAAATATATTGATTTAGCTATGGCGCATTTAAAAGATGTGGATTTAATTATCCATGCAGGAGACAACTATAAAGATGCAAAGTATATAGAAAAAAATTATAATATTAAGGTAGTAGCGGTTTCTGGTAATTGTGACATAGGTGGCATAGACGAACGGATTGAATTAATAGGTGGTAAAAAAGTTTTTATTACTCATGGTCATAATTATGAAGTAAAAATGAATATAAATGTAATCTTCTATGCAGGTAAACAAAATGATGCGGATATAGTTATATTTGGTCATAGTCATATACCATTTTATGCAGTAGAAGAAGGTATGGTATTACTTAATCCAGGCAGTACTAGTCTGCCTAGAGGCGGATCAGAAAAAAGCTGCTGTATTATTACTATTGAAGAAGATATAAAGGTGGAATTCATTAATATATAG
- a CDS encoding helix-turn-helix domain-containing protein — MLIKIGFSYKRGQYKPTKGDPELQEAFKKAGKLLNIIGNTSDTVLYVQDETKILLL; from the coding sequence ATGTTAATTAAAATAGGTTTTTCATATAAAAGAGGTCAATATAAACCTACAAAAGGAGATCCCGAGCTTCAAGAAGCTTTTAAAAAAGCTGGCAAGCTACTAAATATAATTGGGAATACCTCTGATACAGTATTGTATGTTCAGGATGAAACTAAAATCTTACTCTTATGA
- a CDS encoding CPBP family intramembrane glutamic endopeptidase — protein MKSINKRQFIILCTAPILCISMLLLIPLLTNKIGKTRGYIGGFWIYWLVFCLPVSLYSCNGLSGLKGVYSQRSNIKTSERIIWYLIAFMPCIATFFIVFKNFVPIAGFQVLVIALAYALINGTIEELFWRGIFNKVFNNNIFLAYIYPTIFFGTWHIALYFAKGMVYQGGFVSLVGGAFFMGLLWGWVAYKTKSIKIVTVAHIITNFFAFTGMIFENWFI, from the coding sequence ATGAAAAGTATTAATAAAAGGCAATTTATTATACTTTGCACCGCACCAATTCTTTGTATTTCAATGTTGTTATTAATACCATTGCTAACCAACAAAATAGGGAAAACCAGAGGATATATTGGAGGGTTTTGGATATATTGGCTTGTTTTTTGCCTTCCAGTTTCTTTATATAGCTGTAATGGGCTTAGTGGATTGAAAGGAGTCTATTCTCAAAGATCTAACATTAAGACATCAGAAAGAATTATATGGTATCTAATAGCATTTATGCCTTGTATAGCTACTTTTTTTATTGTATTTAAGAATTTTGTTCCGATAGCAGGATTCCAGGTTTTGGTGATTGCTTTAGCGTATGCACTAATAAATGGAACTATTGAAGAACTGTTTTGGCGTGGAATTTTTAATAAAGTTTTTAATAATAATATTTTTTTAGCATACATATATCCGACGATATTTTTTGGTACTTGGCATATAGCATTATATTTTGCAAAAGGAATGGTATATCAAGGTGGATTTGTTTCATTAGTTGGTGGTGCATTTTTTATGGGATTATTATGGGGCTGGGTTGCATATAAAACAAAATCTATTAAAATTGTGACAGTTGCTCATATAATAACTAATTTTTTTGCTTTTACAGGTATGATTTTTGAGAACTGGTTTATTTAA
- a CDS encoding alpha/beta-type small acid-soluble spore protein, with protein MSRRGPLDPNAVKALNEMRLEIAKELGVTNNIIAEKDNTHIYEQIKIGGKIGGNMTRRLVEIGQNQLINKKQ; from the coding sequence TTGAGTAGGAGAGGTCCGCTAGATCCTAATGCAGTAAAAGCATTAAACGAAATGAGACTTGAAATAGCCAAAGAATTAGGTGTTACTAATAATATTATTGCAGAAAAGGATAATACACATATATATGAGCAGATTAAAATTGGTGGAAAAATTGGAGGTAACATGACAAGAAGATTAGTAGAGATTGGACAAAATCAACTGATTAATAAAAAACAATAA
- a CDS encoding phage holin family protein has translation MAVLFYTANEGISVTENIVLFGVHLPPDILDALKKLKDNTENKMLG, from the coding sequence ATGGCAGTTTTATTTTATACAGCGAATGAAGGTATAAGTGTAACTGAAAATATAGTGTTGTTTGGTGTGCATTTACCTCCTGATATATTAGATGCGCTTAAAAAACTAAAAGATAATACAGAAAATAAAATGTTAGGGTAG
- a CDS encoding Maff2 family mobile element protein, which produces MQTLVIWGVINLLEGYGNHNTSANGQGA; this is translated from the coding sequence TTGCAGACACTTGTTATTTGGGGCGTTATTAACCTTTTGGAAGGTTATGGTAACCATAACACCAGTGCAAATGGGCAAGGTGCATAA